The Ptychodera flava strain L36383 chromosome 16, AS_Pfla_20210202, whole genome shotgun sequence region TGTGCAAACTTGGCAAACGCCACGCATGACCGCTGATCTCCTTGATATCATTATAAGTCAGATCCAAATGTTCAAGAGACACGAGCCCCGCGAGAGCATCTCGATCTAGGACGTCAATTCTGTTATTTTGCAATTCTAGTATTGTCAGACTGGGCATTGAACTTAGCATGTCTCTATCGAGAGACATCTGACTGCCAGATATATGCAATATTAGGAGATTTGGAAAAAAGAGTTTATTTTTCTTCCAGCTCAGGACCATGTCATAACCTTGTGGGTTGACGAGATGCAACTCTTCAATTGATTGAACGTCTGTCAGTAATCGTAAATCAGCTCCATAATCGCTAAGTTTCAAACACTTCAACTGGTGAAGCATGGACAGACTTAAAGTGTCATTGTACTGACCCTCTACAAACTCGTTTTCCGATAAATCAAGGTGTACTAAAGttgtcaaatttgacaaaacgcCAACTAAACTTCCAAGTTGGGAGAAGCGGTTTCCAGTCAACTTGAGGTCTTTTAAACTAGTCATGCTGCGGAATCCGTTTGCACTAGAGTCCCCAACAAGCGTCTTTCTCAGATCAAAAGTTTCTATGTTGCCAAAGTCTTTCaaagtgttttctttcaacatACGAATTTGGTTTTCATTCAAACGCACATTAGTTAACTTGCAATTGCATGATTGGTCTTTAAAGAGAGCCAGATAGGGAACTTCTAAGAGTGAATTGAATGACAGATCAAGTTTTCTGAGTTCTTTCAGACCCCAAAATGCATTTTCAGCAACTAACGGATTTATCAGTTGGTTGTGTGAGAGTGTGAGTGATTTTAGACTTGTGAAGTTGGTGAAGGTGCTGTTCTGTATCCCAATTATACCAAGATGTATCAAAGTGAGCGCCTCTATGTTTCTTATTCTTTCATAAGATCCTTGAAAGAATGTAGGGGAAAGAACATGGCCAATTAGTCCGTCGTGCCATCCAAGATACAGGTCTTCACATTCTGGTGGGAAAGAGAGTAGATTTTTCAGGCCTGCATATCTCAACCCTTGGTGTTGATGGAAAAGAAAATGCTTAGCTCTGACGTTTGTAAATGAGTCGTTTGTGATATTGAGGCTGATACAATCTATGAAGAATGAACTTGAAGATGGGTAGCAACCGTTCATTGCAAATTTCTTCAACTTGGTCTTGTTATTAAAATTTTCATGGAACTCAATGATGCCCGTAAACTCCCCACCTAAATATAACACCTCTAAGCTTGGAACTGCAAGAGCATCATTGGGTATCTTCTTCAGTCGTGATGGTGAGAGATACAACTCTTTCAGTTTGATAAGCTTGCTAAATGTGTTTGGCTGTAGGTTTTCAATCAGGGTACGGGTTAAGTTCAACTTTCTTAAATTTACCAAGTGATCAAAAGCGTCTTCCGCGACATACTTAAAACAGTTACCGCCAAGCAGCAATTCTTCAAGACTCTTCAGTGGCTCAAACAGGTGCTTGTTCAACTCTACATTGCCCAGACCCAAATAGCTTAGATCCAGCTTGATGATTGCAGACAGCCCGTTTAGCATAAGAGGACTCAGAACAAAACTGTATCCATTTATGCAGTCTGCTGCCGACGCAACAAAATAAGCATTCTTGTACAAGGAGAGGCTCTTAAGACGAGTCTGATTGCGGAAGGCATTGCTGTGGATGTCTTGGATCTTGTTACTCTCGATCACTAATTCCCCTAGGTTGCTCAGTTTTCCAAAAGTAGAATTTGTTATGATGGATATCCCGCCGTTAACAATCGTCAGATGAGTAAGGCTTCTTGGTAAACTGTCAAAGAATTCCTGACCAAGTCGGTTGGGGGACCACGCTGCATTGTAATGCACATAGGTGTTGCTGAACACCTTCCAAGCTGGAATACTGTATGAAAGCCGAATCGACCCAAAAACTAGACACACGGCAGAGAAGTAATGTGCGACCTTCAAGAAATCCATTTTTACTGTTGGAGAGGTACCTGTCAATTGATTTGGTAAAATAGGAACGGTCACTGCAATATTTCTTAATCCTTGTAGCTAACACCACCACGCACAGACCCAACTTCCAAATCTACTTGTCAGGTATTAATTGGACAAGCCTGCATCATTTTATAACATTGTATTGCGTTTTAAGTTGATCGCAAATGAGGAAAAGTTATCCTGCCATAAACTtcaatattaatgattgacatataCTTCTCCCTTTTCATCATATCACACATGTATTTGCTTCGCTCAAGGAAGTAGCATTTGTCATAAATAGCATATGTTCAACTGAAAGGAGAATGTGCTAAAAGTACAGGTATTGTAATTTAACATTAAAAGGCCGCCTATATCGATGCCAGTTACAATCATCAAGTATGATTTCCAACAGGATTCCCATCATGTCAGTAAATCAGATTTGATCCGAGATATGGTACAAATTAGTATTACTGTTGATACATCTGACGAGGCTTCAAATTACGTAATAATGTACTACAAACATGACATACAAAAACAACTGATCTTTTCAGGGTTAATCTGTCAAGGTCGAGCAAAACTTAAATTCAAGGACGACACCAGTCAAAACTAAAAGGATACAAAATGCTTGCTTCAAACCTTtgcgaaaaaaaattgacctcATGGATCCGGGCGGAAACCAACTATGGCGGTGACGTGACGTTGAGAATAGGATTTTGTATTAGGGAGCAGGGGCCACAGAGAGTCCCAAAAAGTGGCAAAaagaaaaaacgataaaaaCCCTTGGGCCAACAAGAAAAGGCCTAAAGGTTAAAATCTGCTCAGGTGCGAGATAAAAGAATATGGGTCCGAGTCAGCTGTgaataaaaaaactttgaaGGAGAGATTAAGACACGTCACTACACTTGGACGCATAGTTTAAAACACCGACGTTTTGCATATTTCTTGTGCATGTAAATGTTATAATGTGAATGTCGCACGCACAGCCTATATGGACAACTAAAGGGAAGGCAGTTATTTCAAAACTTACACAGAACGCttcgattttttaaaaattgttgaactttttaaatttgtattCCAGTATATAAACAGTTGAAAAAGACAAGCTGATTACTCATTTTCAATCAACAAATACTGAATGTGACGACATCAAACTGcacaatatttcatgaataatacatgcaaatattttcaatcaGTGAGGAATATAGGCACTTGAAAGCTCTCTGAATATGTATCATACAACACAATATCAATGCTTCTTAATCTTGATAAACCATTTTTCTGAAGTTGTCAGTATAGGAGCCAAGAGCGAGAAGTTATACGGGTCTTTGAAAAAGACACGTATTCAAAgagtaaaacaaacaaaagtgtCATTGGATTAAAATAAAAGCAGAACAAGTAAATGAActttaattttcacaatttcagcCAGTCGACCAAGAAAATTATCCAACCGAAAtaattaacagaaaaaatatgtatCTCACCCAGAGGATCAGACATTTGTCACTTAACTGTAAACTTTACCTCCAGGACAAAGTTTCAGACCCTAGGTTTACGTTCAGTATGAAACTTGTATATAAAGTTAAATTTCACTGTTTTCTTACGTGAAATTTGAGGTGTTTTCCCACTGACGTACCAGAGAGAACTCATTTCAGGTGGATTTTCAACAACCAACAGACGAAGTTACTTTCTTTTATCAAGACATTTCCATGAAGAGTATTCTTGATTGTAAAAATTTTTGAGAGTTATCATGATTAAAGTATGAATAAAAATCTTAAATAAACTTATTGTAGCTAGAAGTGAACATTATC contains the following coding sequences:
- the LOC139114883 gene encoding toll-like receptor 2, giving the protein MDFLKVAHYFSAVCLVFGSIRLSYSIPAWKVFSNTYVHYNAAWSPNRLGQEFFDSLPRSLTHLTIVNGGISIITNSTFGKLSNLGELVIESNKIQDIHSNAFRNQTRLKSLSLYKNAYFVASAADCINGYSFVLSPLMLNGLSAIIKLDLSYLGLGNVELNKHLFEPLKSLEELLLGGNCFKYVAEDAFDHLVNLRKLNLTRTLIENLQPNTFSKLIKLKELYLSPSRLKKIPNDALAVPSLEVLYLGGEFTGIIEFHENFNNKTKLKKFAMNGCYPSSSSFFIDCISLNITNDSFTNVRAKHFLFHQHQGLRYAGLKNLLSFPPECEDLYLGWHDGLIGHVLSPTFFQGSYERIRNIEALTLIHLGIIGIQNSTFTNFTSLKSLTLSHNQLINPLVAENAFWGLKELRKLDLSFNSLLEVPYLALFKDQSCNCKLTNVRLNENQIRMLKENTLKDFGNIETFDLRKTLVGDSSANGFRSMTSLKDLKLTGNRFSQLGSLVGVLSNLTTLVHLDLSENEFVEGQYNDTLSLSMLHQLKCLKLSDYGADLRLLTDVQSIEELHLVNPQGYDMVLSWKKNKLFFPNLLILHISGSQMSLDRDMLSSMPSLTILELQNNRIDVLDRDALAGLVSLEHLDLTYNDIKEISGHAWRLPSLHTLYLPGNKLLAIEEDDIDRKYLPSLRYVDFSKNSFACHCNLVWFRNWIASDKIVDLLNYHTFTCTSPSSPRGVMLVRDFDPSTLACQSLTHVYLAVGLALFAILVAVIAVTGVYYRWHIKYAIFLIRCKVKGYARIPDPEKDYDAFISFNSGDEEWVQHTLVPHLEENCNTQFKICVHYKDFIPGKAIIDNILDSIENSRKTVLVLSPNFVKSEWCHFEMQMAHHRLFEDRRDVVVLLLLEPIPDKDTPRMLRKLLLKRSYITWPKKEQGPARQLFWAQLESALNRPSQVDHIQDV